Part of the Romeriopsis navalis LEGE 11480 genome is shown below.
GATAATCCGGCGCGACGGCCAGGGCTAACTCGGGAATATCATCAGCAATATAGCCGTAGCCTTTTTCCTCGCCTGACCATAACCGTATCCATCCGGCCCCGATCGCCCGTTCTCCGTCAAATGCGCCAAACCCCAGATCACCGGCACGTCCCCAATCTTCAGCGTAGAGTGTGAGTTCAGAGTTTTGTTTGACACTCCCAATTGATTGCTCATGGGCCGCATACATCAGCATTTCCCAGACGATCGAGGCATCATTCTTGGTGAGGGGTCGATCGTGATACGACATCATCATTACTTACCCGTCATGATTCAAACAACGAATGGCTTCCAAGACGCCTCGCGCTTTATTTAGGGTTTCCTCATACTCACTATCCGGTACGGAGTCAGCTACCAGTCCGGCCCCCGCTTGCACACTCACAGTATGTTGACCCGCCCCATCAGGCTGCACCACCATGGTTCGAATCGCGATCGCGCTATTCAGCTGCCCCTCAAAGTCATAGAACCCATAGACGCCAGAATAGACGCCTCGGCGTGTGGGTTCCAAGTCATTGATAATCTGCATTGCTCGAATCTTTGGAGCACCACTGACTGTCCCAGCCGGGAAACTGGCTTTGAGTAAATCCCAAGCTGTTTTATCTTCCCGGAGCGTACCGACGACATTACTGACGATATGCATGACATGGGAATACCGCTCGATAATCATCAGTTCATCAACTTGTACTGTGCCGCTTTGGCAAACCCGGCCCAAATCATTGCGACCGAGATCAACCAGCATCACGTGTTCTGCGACTTCCTTGGGGTCAGCTAAGAGATCTTGTTCGAGTTCTAAATCTTCCGCTGCCGTCTTACCCCGTTTGCGAGTACCGGCGATCGGCCGCACGAGCGCTTGCTTGGTGCCATCGGGGGCATTCTCAGCCTTAACCATGACTTCCGGACTGGAGCCAATAATCTGCCAATCTTGGAAATTAAAAAAGGCCATGTACGGCGATGGATTGACTAAACGCAGCGACCGATAGAGATCAAACGGTTCTCCCGAAAACTGAGTCGAGAGCTGCTGCGAAATGACAACCTGGAAAATATCCCCGGCTTTGATGTGGGCTTTGGATGTTTCGACGGCTTCGCAGAAGCTCTCACGGGTGAAATTGCTCTGTATCGGTAGACTTTCGCTAACTTCCTTCGCACCGGCCTGGGGGGGGCTCCAGTTGAGAAAGGTGGTGCTTTCCGATAGGGGTGATCGGAGTTTATCGACTAATTGCTGAACCTGCGCACAAGCGGCATCATAAGCGGCTTGCGGCTTGGTTTGGGGGTCGCGCAGATCGGCATAGGCGATCGCCCAAATTTTCCGCTTTACCTGATCAAACACTAAGAGGTGATCAACCTGCATCCATAGACCATCCGGTGCGTCATCCGCCGTAATCGGATGGACTTTCACGGTTGGTTCAATCCACTGAATCAGTTCATATCCCCAATAACCAAATAGACCGCCAATACCGGGGGGCAATTCGGGCAGCTTCACCGGATGAAATGGTTCGAGGCAGTTGGATAGGGCCTGAAACGGATCACCTGTAAAGGTATGCTGTTGGCCATCGCGATAGGTCTGAGTCGTCTGCTCGCCGCGCGCTTCCAATATCCACAGTGGGTTACAGCCCAGCAGACTATAACGTCCTAAGTTCTCGCCCCCCTCCACCGATTCGAGTAAAAAGCTATAGGGTTGCCCGGCACAGACCCGATACCAAGCTGAAACCGGGGTATCTAAATCTGCCACTAGCTCTTGGTAAACCGGAATAAAATTGCCCTGACGTGCTAGGGGCTCAAATTGTGCAAAGCTGGGGAAGGTCATAGTGATAGAGAAAATGAAGAGAACGATCGAATCTGTGCGCAATGCCGAACGTTAAGTCAGATTGAACGGCGCCAGTAAAGCCACCGCAGATCTTGGCAAAAACAGCGGGGCCACGGCACATTTGTCAACGGTGGCGGTGTAGATCGATAGATTCTCTCGATGCAAAAAATCACAGGAATGACTGTACTCAAAGGCGATTTGCTGTCCAAATCTTAACGCCTTTCGTTAATGCCATGGGGAAATTTACCGGAATAAATTCATAAGAAGTTTGTCGGAACTTTTTACATCGGTGCAATCACGATGGCGCAAACTCTTGTAATATTTAGTGGTTAGAAAAAACCACCCTCTAAAGGGCTGTCCTTGTTTATCAAGGCAGTTGGTTATCCACAGTGTTAATTACGGCGAGTGGCTAATTTCGGTTAGCGGTTGCGCTTAGTTAACAACTGTGTCCCCCCATCATCAGGCTCTATAAAGTCAGTCAGGGACTTTTCTACCCTTTAAAAAGAAAAACGCCCGACCCTCTAAAGCCCCCAAGGTCGGGCTGAAATCCGAGAAACACTGAAACCACTTAAGGCACTGGACAAACTGTAGTTGCCCCCTAGTTGTTCAGGCCCGCTGTGAGTGTTCCTCGGCTTCGTTCACTATTCTCTTCGAACAAGTTGCGAACACCCTCCCAAGATGTACGTGTGTTTGTGCGGCTTTTGTCGATTTATTGGCTGTAAGAATCCGTATAACCACCCTGAACAATGGGTGGATTGCCGACGGAATCGAGATTACGCTAGCGTCGGTTTAAATGGCACTATTCGGTTCTTGACCATAGGCTTGCCAAGCGAGCTCGACGAGTCCTGTCGTGAGGGCTGCCGCTACGACCGCATTGCCTTTACGGCCTTCAGTCCGGATATAGGGCACAAGGGAATCGCTCAATTGGGCTTTCGCCGCTTTGGCATGGACAAACCCAGCGGGAGTTGCGACGACTAATGCGGGTCGAATTTCTTCTGCGGCAATCAGTTGGGATAAACTTTGTAACGCTGTTTGGGATTCACCCACAATAAAAATTGCTTCTGGATATCGCCGGGCCAGTGTTTCAATCCCCCAAGCTGACATGCTTTTTCCCTTTTGCGGTCGGGTCGGAGTATTGATCGCCGCATAGATCGGATTTGCAAAAGTTTGCTGAATTACGGGCGAAATTCCAACCTGTACCATGGGGACATCGACAATAATCGTTGCCCGCGCCGCCAAAGCCGCGGCGCCGGATTGGAGTGCCGTATCGGAGAAGCGAATTAGATTTTTGTAGTCGTAGTCAGCGGTTGCATAGATCACCCGTCGAACAAGCTCATACTCGGCTGGAGATAAGGTATGAGCGCCCACTTCACGATCGATGATCGCAAGGCTCTGGGCGTCGGTAATGTGCCACTCCATAAGCAGTCGAATTTATAGAAGTTTGATTAAATTGAACATCAATGGCGGGTGGCAGTTTTGAGGCTTAGCGAGGGATTCGCGCAGCGCTGCTAAACTCGACCATCTCAATCAATCATAAAGGAGGAATTGGTCTGCGATACACTTTATGCGTGAACTGGTCTCAGTGGATGGATCGGCGAGTCAAGATTTAATTGCCAATTTGAAATTCAGGGTGCTTCGTCCCATGTTTAACCCCTATTTACTGGATATTCGACCGATCGGGCCCACTGATCAACCGCGCTTTAAGAGTTATCTCGTTTCCAGTACGGCGCCAGTGAACGTGGAGCAACCCCCGATTGCCTGTGAAGGTGGGGATCCGCAACATGGGATTGATGCGATGGCTGAATTTATTACGCAGCATTCGGCAGAGTCAGCAGCGGGTGGGGTCGAAATCCTGATCCAGATTCATGGTTACAACACGAATGCTGACTATATTGCTGAACGCTATGCGCAGACGGCTGAGTATTTGGCCGAAAAATATCCGCCAACTGATGCGGCGCGGTTATTTCTCTGTTATCGCTGGTCTTCGGAGCCAGTTTCGAAGCTATTCAAAGATTCGCTGAATATTGCCCAGTCCGCCTTGCCCCAGCTTTTACGGCTGATTTCGCAGTCATCGAAATTCGGAGTTTTAACGGCTTTGATCGGTTTAGTGTTTGGTGTTTTATTGGTAATTAGTGAGGGACTGCGATTTGTTGCCTTACTATTAGCATTTTTGATTTTGTTGTTTTTAGCGATTGGCTTAAGTATTCCAATTTTGACGCTGCTGCTGTTGCGCTTGTCGAATTATTTTCGTGATGTACATCGCGCCGACCAGTATGGGGCTTTAGATTTAGTTGAGTTTATTCGACAGTTAAATCGGGCGGTGGTACAGCAAACAAATGGCCAGTGGGATAAACCGCGAATTCGGTTGTCGTTTATTGGTTACAGCATGGGGGCATCAGTCGTGACCCAAGCGGTCCGCATTTTGTCAGATGTGTTTGATCGCCAATCGATTTCGACCTTGGATATGAGCGATCGCGCCGCCCCGCCGCCCTCAGAAGTCGGGGATGTCTTTCGTTTAGGGCGTTTAGTACTGGTTGCACCGGATATTTCGACCGAGAGCATTATTTCGGGCCGCGGTAATACTTTGAGATCGTCGATTCGGCGGTTTGAGGAGGCCTATCTTTTTTGTAATGAAGGGGATATGGCGTTGCGGGTGGCTTCGACGGTGGCGAATTATTTCAGCTTTCCGGCGGCGACCCGCGAAGGTGGTTATCGGCTCGGGGCGATGGCGGTGCGGAAGCCTAACTACCAGAGTGAAAAAGTGCTGCAATATGGGGTGCTGAATCTGTCGTCGCAAGGTGAATTGGCCGATCGGCGGCATTTTCTAGATTACCTATCGATTCGCCGCGATTTTTCACTCCGCAAACGCCAGGAAGCTATGTGGGGGCATGATGAATCCCGTCAGGCAGCGGAGAATCGTGATCTGATTCAAAAGCTTGAGCGTAAACCAATTGCGGAATTGTTTACTTATTTTGACTGCACGGATTACCAAGAGCCGGTGCAAGATCCCCAACCGGGTCAGCCGCAGACTCAAGGTATCTTGGGCCTTGCCGCTGGGAAAGCGAGTTTAGGGTATGTGGATTTGCTGAAGTTGCTGATCGCCTTAGTCCAAGGCAAGCTCGATCCCCACGGGGGGTATTTGCAAGATCGGGCCAAATTTAGCCGTGAGTTAATTTTTGGATTAGGCTCCTTGGGCTTTGGGGGGCTGCTCGATCAGTTCGTCGATAAATCGGAATATGACGCCTGTTATACCCAGGTCTGCCAACAGGCCAGCAACTTACAGCCACATCAAAAAAAGCGATTAGCCGCCGTGCAGGTCTTTTCACAATTGAACCGCGATCGTGGGATTCAAGTATTGCTATCACCAGAGCGCTATAACGTTGATGTCAAAGCCGGACGCACAAATCGGCGGGGCTATTGATCGGCTAATTCGGCGGTTAAGGATGGCCTAACCCAAAAAACAATCTTGCTAAGGGGGGACATCACGACTGATGAGTCATCCCAGTTTTGGCGTGGAAATCGATTGAAAACTCTTTTCATTTTCCTTTCATTTTTATTCAAAGCCTGTGCTAGATTG
Proteins encoded:
- a CDS encoding alpha/beta hydrolase: MFNPYLLDIRPIGPTDQPRFKSYLVSSTAPVNVEQPPIACEGGDPQHGIDAMAEFITQHSAESAAGGVEILIQIHGYNTNADYIAERYAQTAEYLAEKYPPTDAARLFLCYRWSSEPVSKLFKDSLNIAQSALPQLLRLISQSSKFGVLTALIGLVFGVLLVISEGLRFVALLLAFLILLFLAIGLSIPILTLLLLRLSNYFRDVHRADQYGALDLVEFIRQLNRAVVQQTNGQWDKPRIRLSFIGYSMGASVVTQAVRILSDVFDRQSISTLDMSDRAAPPPSEVGDVFRLGRLVLVAPDISTESIISGRGNTLRSSIRRFEEAYLFCNEGDMALRVASTVANYFSFPAATREGGYRLGAMAVRKPNYQSEKVLQYGVLNLSSQGELADRRHFLDYLSIRRDFSLRKRQEAMWGHDESRQAAENRDLIQKLERKPIAELFTYFDCTDYQEPVQDPQPGQPQTQGILGLAAGKASLGYVDLLKLLIALVQGKLDPHGGYLQDRAKFSRELIFGLGSLGFGGLLDQFVDKSEYDACYTQVCQQASNLQPHQKKRLAAVQVFSQLNRDRGIQVLLSPERYNVDVKAGRTNRRGY
- the trpE gene encoding anthranilate synthase component I → MTFPSFAQFEPLARQGNFIPVYQELVADLDTPVSAWYRVCAGQPYSFLLESVEGGENLGRYSLLGCNPLWILEARGEQTTQTYRDGQQHTFTGDPFQALSNCLEPFHPVKLPELPPGIGGLFGYWGYELIQWIEPTVKVHPITADDAPDGLWMQVDHLLVFDQVKRKIWAIAYADLRDPQTKPQAAYDAACAQVQQLVDKLRSPLSESTTFLNWSPPQAGAKEVSESLPIQSNFTRESFCEAVETSKAHIKAGDIFQVVISQQLSTQFSGEPFDLYRSLRLVNPSPYMAFFNFQDWQIIGSSPEVMVKAENAPDGTKQALVRPIAGTRKRGKTAAEDLELEQDLLADPKEVAEHVMLVDLGRNDLGRVCQSGTVQVDELMIIERYSHVMHIVSNVVGTLREDKTAWDLLKASFPAGTVSGAPKIRAMQIINDLEPTRRGVYSGVYGFYDFEGQLNSAIAIRTMVVQPDGAGQHTVSVQAGAGLVADSVPDSEYEETLNKARGVLEAIRCLNHDG
- a CDS encoding precorrin-8X methylmutase, whose product is MEWHITDAQSLAIIDREVGAHTLSPAEYELVRRVIYATADYDYKNLIRFSDTALQSGAAALAARATIIVDVPMVQVGISPVIQQTFANPIYAAINTPTRPQKGKSMSAWGIETLARRYPEAIFIVGESQTALQSLSQLIAAEEIRPALVVATPAGFVHAKAAKAQLSDSLVPYIRTEGRKGNAVVAAALTTGLVELAWQAYGQEPNSAI
- a CDS encoding GNAT family N-acetyltransferase, producing MMMSYHDRPLTKNDASIVWEMLMYAAHEQSIGSVKQNSELTLYAEDWGRAGDLGFGAFDGERAIGAGWIRLWSGEEKGYGYIADDIPELALAVAPDYRGQGIGTQILQQILDSAKTTYPAISLSVREDNPVIQMYERLGFQHVDGSDKLNRVGTRSFNMLKEFR